A stretch of Streptococcus chenjunshii DNA encodes these proteins:
- a CDS encoding site-specific integrase, with the protein MAFFRKLDSGWEYRITYRDQSGKKHEKSKRGFKTKTLAKIAASKVESELNSSVLELMDMLFYDYSKQWAEVYKRPHVTAKTWQTYNKNFRHIKHYFGNKKVKDITHTFYQQVLNDFGALAAQQTLDKFHYQVKGAAKAAVRDGVIKYNFAEGAIVKSQKPRRAKEDMFLEENEYLHLIDVARSKMKYASYFTIYLIAVTGMRFAEVQGLTWKDIDFESGFIDINKTFDYTISQEFAPTKNEASIRKVPVDNRTIELLKVYKNDYYQPNRLERICFGASNNATNKAIKKMVGRTAPTNHSLRHTYASYLIFKGVDLISVSQLLGHENLNITLKIYAHQLEKLKEKNDRVVKDIFSKI; encoded by the coding sequence ATGGCATTCTTTAGAAAATTAGACTCAGGCTGGGAGTATCGGATCACCTATCGGGATCAGAGTGGGAAAAAACACGAAAAATCAAAGCGAGGTTTCAAGACTAAAACTTTAGCTAAGATTGCTGCTTCAAAGGTTGAGTCAGAACTTAATTCAAGCGTTTTAGAGCTTATGGATATGCTGTTTTATGATTATTCAAAACAGTGGGCGGAAGTTTATAAAAGGCCTCATGTCACGGCTAAGACCTGGCAAACATACAATAAGAATTTCAGGCACATTAAACACTATTTCGGAAACAAAAAAGTAAAAGACATCACACACACGTTCTATCAGCAGGTGCTCAATGATTTTGGTGCACTAGCAGCCCAACAAACGCTCGATAAATTTCACTACCAAGTTAAAGGAGCGGCTAAAGCTGCTGTCCGTGATGGCGTCATCAAATATAATTTTGCTGAAGGAGCTATTGTTAAATCCCAAAAGCCAAGACGAGCTAAAGAAGATATGTTTTTAGAAGAAAACGAATACTTACACTTAATTGATGTTGCCAGAAGTAAAATGAAATACGCTTCTTATTTCACCATCTATCTTATTGCAGTTACTGGTATGAGGTTTGCAGAAGTGCAAGGATTGACATGGAAAGACATTGATTTTGAAAGTGGATTTATAGACATCAATAAAACTTTTGATTACACGATTTCACAAGAATTTGCTCCAACCAAAAACGAAGCCTCTATTCGAAAAGTGCCTGTGGATAACCGTACAATTGAGCTTTTAAAGGTCTACAAAAACGATTACTACCAGCCAAACCGACTAGAAAGAATTTGCTTTGGCGCATCGAATAATGCCACAAATAAGGCCATTAAAAAAATGGTTGGCAGGACAGCTCCCACCAACCATTCATTGCGGCACACTTATGCTTCTTATCTGATTTTTAAAGGGGTAGATCTCATTTCTGTTTCTCAACTGCTCGGACATGAAAATTTGAACATCACTTTAAAAATTTATGCTCACCAACTCGAAAAACTGAAAGAAAAAAATGACCGTGTTGTTAAAGATATTTTTTCAAAAATCTAA
- a CDS encoding Abi family protein produces the protein MARQNKMSHRELINHLENKGVTFQQCTKGQAINFIDRNNYYYKISAFRKNFTKRGDKYQNLDFEYLKDLASLDFRIRNILLNISINTEHFIKTELTRQIDNNPKEDGYDIVKKFKDFEGEKYYKITWRKFKKSRYQNDMYIKRRDNVPYWVLLEHMDYGCLMQFLKMYYEKYKPKSLKKAYELGDNARFIRNACAHNSVFLLNIFKDDNKLENVSASVTTLASQANLLKYKNFKKVNDLLSLFALAKVYCSPDVYKYQKEDIKNFLIRCQRHKEDYKKNIELTKMFVIFQKIVAIL, from the coding sequence TTGGCGAGACAAAATAAAATGTCACACCGAGAACTAATCAATCATCTTGAAAATAAAGGCGTGACATTTCAGCAGTGCACAAAAGGCCAGGCTATTAATTTCATTGACAGAAATAATTACTACTACAAAATTTCTGCATTTAGAAAAAATTTTACAAAAAGAGGCGATAAATATCAAAATCTTGATTTTGAATATTTAAAAGATTTAGCTTCTCTTGATTTTAGAATTAGAAACATCTTACTCAATATATCAATAAACACCGAGCATTTTATCAAAACTGAGTTGACAAGACAAATTGATAATAATCCTAAAGAAGATGGCTATGATATCGTTAAAAAATTTAAAGATTTTGAAGGTGAGAAGTATTATAAAATAACTTGGCGCAAATTTAAAAAATCTAGATATCAAAATGATATGTATATAAAACGTCGTGATAATGTTCCGTACTGGGTACTTTTGGAGCATATGGATTATGGGTGCTTAATGCAATTCTTAAAAATGTATTATGAAAAATACAAACCGAAATCTCTCAAAAAAGCTTATGAATTAGGTGATAATGCTCGTTTTATCCGTAATGCTTGCGCCCATAATAGTGTCTTTTTGCTCAATATTTTTAAAGACGACAATAAACTAGAAAATGTGAGCGCCTCTGTTACTACACTTGCTTCACAGGCCAATTTACTAAAATACAAAAACTTTAAAAAGGTCAATGATTTATTATCTCTTTTTGCTTTGGCAAAAGTATATTGCTCTCCTGATGTATACAAATATCAAAAGGAGGATATAAAGAATTTTCTAATCCGTTGTCAACGACATAAAGAAGATTATAAGAAAAATATAGAACTCACAAAAATGTTTGTTATTTTTCAAAAAATCGTTGCTATTTTATAG
- a CDS encoding helix-turn-helix domain-containing protein, giving the protein MWEKINKILQEKKTTMYAVSKKAGINQNVLIDLKAGRSKRVYFDNMVKIADALDVSLDEFR; this is encoded by the coding sequence ATGTGGGAGAAAATTAATAAAATATTGCAAGAAAAAAAGACTACAATGTATGCAGTCAGCAAAAAGGCAGGAATTAATCAGAATGTGTTGATTGATTTGAAGGCAGGGCGTTCTAAGCGTGTCTATTTTGATAACATGGTAAAGATTGCTGATGCATTAGATGTCAGTCTAGATGAATTCAGATAG
- a CDS encoding Abi-alpha family protein: MSPINLKGDLTPLIESSNKILKPISEGLAGIFAFVFQKPRQYNITSEIELEELAKSTRNKYNEIPYANQTLANMRQIGKILDDSIYQLDKEQFREYYAGLIASSCDNRKCVKPFYSSLIREMSTEEADLFEYFSKYTFLFEIQITSSNHLFSNPDLYRWYWPKRYFKAKIKENFTVFRNYDRQSLEENSTPLEDIYKYDEAYSESLGIESAILFLLSKKLIQENPAYTCHQFIPSIKKFVFDTDEQAQQLVRENKFSTPKVKFNVKHKVYTLTPTGEELKDALSL, encoded by the coding sequence GTGTCACCTATTAATCTAAAAGGCGATTTAACCCCTCTTATTGAATCTTCTAATAAGATCTTAAAGCCTATCAGTGAGGGATTAGCAGGCATATTCGCTTTTGTTTTTCAGAAACCAAGACAATATAATATCACTTCTGAAATTGAATTAGAAGAACTCGCAAAATCTACTAGAAATAAGTATAATGAAATTCCTTATGCTAACCAAACCCTAGCAAATATGAGGCAAATTGGTAAAATTCTAGATGACTCTATCTATCAATTAGACAAAGAGCAATTTAGAGAATATTATGCTGGGTTAATTGCTTCTTCTTGCGATAATCGAAAATGCGTTAAGCCTTTCTACTCCTCTCTCATCAGAGAAATGTCTACTGAAGAAGCCGATTTATTTGAATATTTTTCAAAGTACACCTTTTTATTCGAGATACAAATAACTAGCAGCAATCACTTATTTTCTAACCCTGATTTATATAGGTGGTACTGGCCAAAACGCTACTTCAAAGCCAAAATCAAAGAAAATTTCACAGTTTTTAGAAACTACGATAGACAATCCTTAGAAGAAAACTCTACACCTCTCGAAGATATCTATAAATATGATGAAGCATATTCTGAAAGTTTAGGAATTGAAAGTGCTATTTTGTTCTTATTATCCAAAAAATTAATACAAGAAAATCCAGCATACACTTGTCACCAATTTATTCCTAGTATTAAAAAATTTGTCTTTGATACTGACGAACAAGCTCAGCAACTAGTCAGAGAGAACAAATTCTCTACCCCTAAGGTAAAATTTAATGTCAAACACAAAGTCTACACACTTACTCCAACAGGTGAAGAACTGAAAGATGCTCTCAGCCTTTAA
- the trmB gene encoding tRNA (guanosine(46)-N7)-methyltransferase TrmB — translation MRVRKRKGAEEHLESHPQFVISQPEAMKGHWRELFGNDNPIHIEVGSGKGAFISGMALKHPDINYIAIDMQVSVLSHALDKVLASQAANVRLLLADGSDLRNYFAAQEVDLLYLNFSDPWPKTKHEKRRLTYKTFLETYRYILPQKGEIHFKTDNRSLFEYSLVSFSQYGMLLNKVWLDLHDSDFSDNVMTEYEEKFSKKGQVIYRVEAQFL, via the coding sequence ATGCGAGTAAGAAAACGTAAAGGGGCAGAAGAGCATCTGGAAAGTCATCCTCAGTTCGTCATTTCTCAACCGGAAGCAATGAAGGGACACTGGCGGGAGCTGTTCGGCAATGACAACCCGATTCATATTGAGGTCGGATCAGGTAAGGGTGCTTTTATTTCGGGGATGGCCCTTAAGCATCCGGACATCAACTATATTGCGATTGATATGCAGGTGTCGGTACTCAGTCATGCTCTGGATAAGGTTTTAGCCAGTCAGGCGGCTAATGTCCGTCTGCTTTTGGCTGATGGATCCGATTTGAGAAATTACTTTGCAGCTCAGGAAGTTGATCTGCTTTACCTTAATTTTTCAGATCCTTGGCCGAAAACAAAGCATGAAAAACGCCGGCTGACTTACAAAACTTTTCTGGAAACTTACCGGTATATTTTGCCTCAAAAAGGAGAAATACATTTTAAAACAGACAATCGTTCGCTCTTCGAATACAGTCTGGTCAGCTTTTCGCAGTATGGGATGCTCCTAAATAAGGTCTGGCTTGATTTGCATGACAGTGATTTTTCTGATAATGTTATGACCGAGTATGAAGAAAAATTTTCCAAAAAGGGGCAGGTTATCTATCGTGTTGAAGCCCAGTTTTTGTAA
- a CDS encoding helix-turn-helix transcriptional regulator, producing MQWTLESMRVAAGLTQKELAAEFDVSDQTIAKLEKDSSDIGLKLLRKYMNKFHIKFDDIFLGKKYENFVKIKEGA from the coding sequence GTGCAGTGGACACTTGAGTCAATGCGAGTTGCTGCCGGATTAACTCAAAAAGAGCTAGCGGCAGAGTTTGATGTATCGGACCAGACGATTGCTAAACTTGAAAAAGATAGCTCTGACATTGGTCTGAAACTTTTGAGAAAATATATGAATAAATTTCACATCAAATTTGATGATATTTTTTTAGGAAAAAAATACGAAAATTTCGTAAAAATAAAAGAAGGGGCTTGA
- a CDS encoding LexA family transcriptional regulator, whose amino-acid sequence MEKEDRMKIIADNITYYRKLKGMTQKELAEKIGITPSTMSDYMNLRSAPSFGIIQKMADFFGVQKSDIDTTFKEKVDKNSDIQSIYNELHPPRQEKVLNYANKELKEQKAESVIEEPVELYEVLTTTKLAAGLGYAFNDYDTEIVYVDNKPPKHDLASFVYGDSMEPKYHSGDIVYLIDKGFSSYYGEICAVAVGDKTYLKKVYTEKGQLRLVSINPKYKDIIIDFPPAEDTHIRIFSVVGTDSTVEI is encoded by the coding sequence TTGGAAAAAGAAGATAGAATGAAAATAATAGCAGATAACATTACTTATTATCGAAAATTAAAAGGAATGACACAAAAAGAACTAGCAGAAAAAATAGGTATTACCCCTAGTACGATGTCTGATTATATGAATTTAAGAAGTGCTCCTTCTTTTGGTATAATCCAAAAGATGGCTGATTTTTTCGGAGTACAGAAATCTGATATTGATACCACTTTTAAAGAAAAAGTTGATAAAAATTCCGATATCCAATCCATATACAATGAGCTTCACCCACCGCGCCAAGAGAAAGTGCTCAATTACGCTAATAAAGAGCTTAAAGAACAGAAAGCTGAAAGTGTAATTGAAGAACCTGTAGAACTATACGAAGTTTTAACCACCACTAAGCTAGCGGCTGGCCTAGGATACGCGTTTAACGACTACGACACGGAAATTGTGTACGTAGATAACAAACCACCTAAGCACGATCTAGCCTCTTTTGTTTACGGAGACAGCATGGAGCCTAAATACCACAGCGGAGATATTGTTTATTTAATCGATAAAGGATTTTCAAGTTATTACGGAGAAATCTGCGCCGTTGCTGTAGGGGATAAAACTTACCTTAAGAAAGTATATACGGAAAAAGGACAGCTAAGATTAGTGTCCATCAATCCGAAATATAAAGATATCATTATTGATTTTCCGCCCGCTGAAGACACGCACATACGCATTTTTAGTGTAGTTGGAACGGACTCTACTGTGGAGATTTAA
- the ccrZ gene encoding cell cycle regulator CcrZ, whose protein sequence is MTSSDKDLTLTPLRGESGKAYVGTYPDGERVFVKINTTPILPALSKEQIAPQLLWAKRMGNGDTMSAQEWLDGRILTREDMGSKQIVHVLNRLHRSRALVNQLLQLSYRIENPYDLLVDWENNAPLQIQENTYLQSIVKELKRNLPEFRSEVATIVHGDIKRSNWIITTSGMIYLVDWDSVRLTDRMYDVAYLLSHYIPQTHWHEWLSYYGYKDNEKVMQKVFWYGQLSYLTQILRSFDKRDMEQVNQEIYGLRQFRELFRKS, encoded by the coding sequence GTGACTTCGTCAGATAAAGATTTAACTTTAACACCCTTGAGAGGAGAAAGCGGTAAGGCTTATGTCGGCACTTATCCAGATGGAGAGAGGGTTTTTGTCAAAATTAATACAACACCGATTTTGCCGGCTCTCTCCAAGGAACAGATTGCCCCGCAGCTATTATGGGCTAAGCGGATGGGCAACGGTGACACTATGAGCGCTCAGGAGTGGCTTGACGGCCGTATTTTGACTCGCGAAGATATGGGCAGCAAGCAGATTGTTCATGTTCTGAATAGGCTTCATCGATCAAGAGCCCTGGTTAACCAGCTTCTGCAGTTAAGCTATAGAATTGAAAACCCTTATGATCTGCTTGTGGACTGGGAGAATAATGCCCCACTGCAAATTCAGGAAAATACTTATTTGCAGTCGATTGTCAAAGAGCTAAAGCGGAATTTACCGGAATTTCGCTCAGAGGTGGCGACAATTGTTCATGGAGATATTAAGAGGAGCAATTGGATTATTACAACCAGCGGTATGATTTACCTAGTAGATTGGGACTCTGTGCGTCTGACGGACCGTATGTATGATGTGGCCTATCTGCTGAGTCACTATATCCCGCAGACACACTGGCATGAGTGGCTGTCCTATTACGGTTATAAAGACAATGAAAAGGTTATGCAAAAAGTATTTTGGTATGGACAGCTCTCTTATTTGACACAAATTTTAAGATCTTTTGACAAACGGGACATGGAACAGGTGAATCAAGAGATTTACGGGTTGCGGCAATTTAGAGAATTATTTAGGAAAAGCTGA